The following are from one region of the Paenibacillus sabinae T27 genome:
- a CDS encoding ABC transporter permease, whose amino-acid sequence MFRNNTKTAVNRLTAGSMRMSRARNRVVVLAIFLTTWLITSFFSIGMSVVKSFDEQEIKLAGTKAQAVLTAPTEEQLREIKKLDYVKAVGLQTGIGVSDGIGGDSETAVQIVWYDAPEWNAMRMPAISQWKGTYPAARNEIAVPLDVLQQMGIDNPEIGMDIRLDYKLASDSKQLRHEERFKLTGWFNDYSSLRPGDGGTMLVSEPFMKESGAAIQTSGTASFLFTGKDTENFIDRLHTDLQVTKNQKLNEVSSRKSLDSGGQATLIGYGGLVLFIMLSGYLLIYNVLYISVAGDTRFYGLLKTIGVTRRQIRVLIRKQALRLALIGIPLGLLAGAATSLGIVPMALKTFDLSTGRSLSFHPVIYAGAGLFALITTMVSCIKPARVAGKISPVEAAKYTGITPYSKKSSSSGASKLHRMALRNIFRSKKRAIVVFLSLFLGLTTFLVINTLVLSMSPEHFVADYMKNDFELSNRTMNLGYQGGTKQAITTDLVSDVKALKAAKDVRITYAERSTLIYDPKVFGAYLDKFAQNFNIERITDSQIHNQPELFGGSVIGLDPEYFREVNKKLPKPVDEERFERGEIALLDGEIASFKTGDHFRLKLNNGTGTPETSLEIGGMVSFRDQVPYYGMAPTVYISQTALKRLVNDPVIYKLSFNADRKDWPEVTKQVKAAVAGNNDLKLESRMDMMKLIRSAKLAFYILGGGLSLILALIGLLNFVNITVTGVLARKAELAVLEGIGMTRGQIQKLLLLEGAWYALISVLLVGVIGNALAYGAYDLFSQEATYAVYTFPAIPLAAVIVLMAAVCLTAPVLAYRKVCLSSLAERLREAA is encoded by the coding sequence ATGTTTCGCAATAACACGAAGACGGCGGTAAACCGGCTGACAGCGGGGAGCATGAGGATGAGCCGGGCGAGAAACCGGGTTGTCGTACTGGCTATTTTTTTAACAACCTGGCTGATCACCTCTTTCTTCAGCATCGGGATGAGCGTAGTCAAATCATTCGATGAGCAGGAGATTAAATTGGCCGGTACGAAGGCCCAGGCCGTGCTGACCGCGCCCACAGAAGAACAGCTTCGAGAGATTAAGAAGCTCGATTATGTCAAGGCGGTCGGACTTCAGACAGGAATCGGAGTTTCGGACGGGATTGGCGGAGACTCTGAGACAGCGGTTCAAATCGTATGGTACGATGCGCCCGAATGGAACGCCATGCGTATGCCTGCCATTTCCCAGTGGAAGGGAACCTATCCGGCTGCCCGGAATGAGATCGCCGTTCCGTTGGATGTGCTTCAGCAGATGGGAATCGACAACCCCGAAATCGGGATGGATATTCGGCTTGATTACAAGCTCGCCTCTGATAGCAAGCAGCTCAGGCATGAAGAGAGGTTTAAGCTGACCGGATGGTTCAATGATTATTCCAGCCTTCGGCCCGGAGACGGAGGCACAATGCTTGTATCAGAGCCGTTTATGAAAGAAAGCGGAGCAGCAATACAAACCTCCGGGACGGCTTCCTTTTTATTTACAGGTAAAGACACGGAAAACTTCATCGACAGGCTGCATACGGATCTCCAAGTTACGAAAAATCAGAAGCTTAATGAAGTTTCCAGTAGAAAAAGCCTGGATTCCGGCGGCCAGGCAACGCTTATCGGTTATGGGGGATTGGTCCTGTTTATCATGCTGAGCGGCTATCTGCTAATTTATAACGTGCTGTACATATCGGTTGCAGGCGATACCCGGTTTTACGGTCTGCTGAAAACGATCGGCGTCACGCGCCGCCAAATCCGGGTACTGATCCGTAAACAGGCGCTGAGGCTGGCGCTGATCGGTATCCCGCTGGGCTTGCTGGCCGGTGCGGCTACTTCCCTCGGTATCGTGCCAATGGCTTTGAAGACATTCGATCTGTCCACGGGCCGGAGCCTTTCATTTCACCCGGTTATTTATGCGGGAGCCGGTCTGTTTGCCTTGATCACAACCATGGTCAGCTGCATCAAGCCAGCCAGAGTAGCCGGAAAAATCTCACCCGTCGAAGCAGCCAAATACACCGGGATTACCCCGTATTCCAAAAAGAGCAGCAGTAGCGGCGCCTCAAAGCTTCACCGAATGGCGCTGCGGAATATTTTCCGGAGCAAAAAGCGTGCGATCGTCGTGTTTTTGTCCCTGTTTCTCGGATTGACCACCTTTTTGGTTATCAACACGCTGGTGCTCAGCATGAGTCCGGAACATTTTGTTGCCGATTATATGAAAAATGATTTTGAATTGAGCAATCGCACAATGAACCTTGGCTATCAAGGAGGCACGAAACAGGCGATTACAACTGATCTCGTGTCAGATGTAAAAGCCCTTAAAGCTGCGAAGGACGTTAGAATCACTTATGCCGAGCGGTCCACATTGATTTATGATCCCAAGGTCTTCGGAGCCTATCTCGACAAATTTGCGCAGAACTTTAATATTGAAAGGATTACGGATAGCCAAATCCATAATCAGCCTGAATTATTTGGTGGGTCCGTTATTGGACTTGACCCTGAGTACTTTCGCGAAGTCAACAAAAAACTGCCGAAGCCGGTGGATGAGGAGCGATTCGAACGCGGGGAAATCGCCCTCTTGGACGGGGAGATCGCCAGCTTTAAGACCGGTGACCACTTTCGGCTAAAGCTGAACAACGGAACCGGGACTCCTGAGACATCGCTGGAAATCGGCGGAATGGTATCTTTCCGGGATCAGGTTCCTTATTACGGGATGGCTCCAACCGTGTACATCAGCCAAACCGCCCTGAAGCGATTAGTGAACGATCCGGTCATCTATAAGCTGTCGTTTAATGCGGATCGAAAGGACTGGCCGGAAGTCACGAAGCAGGTAAAAGCGGCAGTTGCCGGAAACAACGATCTGAAACTGGAATCCCGAATGGACATGATGAAGCTGATCCGTTCAGCCAAACTGGCCTTTTATATCCTCGGCGGGGGGCTTTCGCTGATTCTCGCTCTGATCGGCCTTCTCAATTTCGTCAATATAACAGTTACGGGTGTACTGGCGAGAAAAGCCGAGCTGGCGGTACTGGAGGGTATAGGGATGACGCGGGGACAGATTCAAAAATTGCTGCTGCTTGAGGGAGCCTGGTATGCTCTTATATCGGTGCTGCTTGTGGGCGTGATCGGGAATGCGCTGGCCTACGGCGCTTATGACCTGTTCAGCCAGGAAGCGACGTATGCAGTCTATACTTTTCCGGCCATTCCATTGGCTGCAGTAATTGTGCTTATGGCCGCAGTGTGCCTGACCGCCCCGGTTCTCGCATACCGGAAAGTCTGCCTTTCTTCGCTTGCCGAGCGGCTGCGCGAAGCGGCGTGA
- a CDS encoding ABC transporter ATP-binding protein, which translates to MSILQANGLIKNYGKAPNIVRALRGVDLEIANGEFAAVVGTSGSGKSTLLHLLGGLDRPTEGKVLIGGKDMYAMNDDELTVFRRRNIGFIFQQYNLVPVLNVYDNIILPIELDGNRPDREFIAFIAETLGLSGLLDRLPGQLSGGQQQRVAIARALAAKPSFILADEPTGNLDSVTGLEVIGLLKVTSRQFNQTMVMITHNEEIALMADRVIRIEDGQIAEGRVPHVSQ; encoded by the coding sequence ATGTCCATTTTGCAGGCTAACGGTCTGATCAAAAACTACGGGAAGGCGCCAAATATCGTCCGGGCACTTCGGGGTGTGGATCTGGAAATAGCGAATGGTGAATTTGCAGCGGTTGTCGGAACGTCCGGAAGCGGGAAGTCCACGCTGCTGCATCTGCTTGGCGGACTGGACCGGCCGACCGAAGGGAAGGTTTTGATCGGCGGCAAGGATATGTATGCGATGAACGATGACGAGCTGACCGTCTTTCGCAGACGGAATATCGGGTTCATTTTTCAGCAGTATAATCTGGTTCCGGTTCTGAATGTGTACGACAATATCATTCTGCCCATAGAGCTGGACGGCAACCGTCCCGACAGAGAGTTTATTGCTTTCATTGCCGAAACGCTGGGATTGTCGGGACTGCTCGATCGCCTTCCGGGCCAGCTGTCGGGCGGCCAGCAGCAGCGGGTTGCGATTGCCCGGGCGCTTGCAGCAAAACCTTCTTTTATTCTCGCGGATGAACCTACCGGTAATCTGGACAGCGTAACGGGGCTGGAAGTCATCGGACTGTTGAAGGTGACCAGCAGGCAATTTAATCAGACGATGGTGATGATTACCCATAATGAGGAAATCGCCTTGATGGCCGACCGGGTGATTCGGATCGAAGACGGGCAGATTGCGGAAGGACGGGTGCCTCATGTTTCGCAATAA
- a CDS encoding ABC transporter substrate-binding protein codes for MARNKKKQNFIIIGSLAVVIAAGIGIGAYYGRTSDSIQGAAGLNNLKDANYNAADSGKKVITLKTDTKLNCSSTPWVIAEKKGFFAAEGLEIKYTGELKTEQKLPAILNGTNDIGATLPNTLATYVAGGAKVKAVTLGEVDPPDSVDPKFRHMRYVTSEKFAGKTLKEYVESKKGGKITVSGTAPNCSTFIFNSVFRNAGLDPSQIQYVAFESDTAAIQAVQQGSLDVAGIHPPFYKLANDSKLTVLADSHDTGLGAASGASVYYFTDKFIQENPEAVQRFVNAIKKAQDWVNHNTDESIKLTAEYIGQPVNATHYYFTDKGLPTELFQPWIDDLVQSGTIKKDQVKTDDIVTTQFSS; via the coding sequence ATGGCAAGAAACAAGAAAAAGCAAAATTTTATTATTATCGGCTCTTTGGCAGTGGTGATTGCTGCCGGAATAGGGATCGGGGCTTATTATGGGAGAACCTCGGACAGTATTCAGGGCGCGGCAGGTCTGAATAACCTTAAGGATGCCAATTATAATGCAGCCGATTCCGGCAAAAAGGTCATCACGCTTAAAACCGATACCAAATTGAATTGCTCCTCGACCCCTTGGGTCATCGCCGAGAAGAAAGGCTTCTTCGCGGCAGAAGGTCTCGAAATCAAATATACAGGCGAGCTGAAAACGGAACAGAAGCTTCCGGCCATCCTGAACGGAACCAATGATATCGGCGCGACATTGCCTAATACATTAGCTACATATGTGGCAGGCGGGGCCAAGGTCAAGGCGGTTACGCTGGGCGAAGTTGACCCGCCGGATAGTGTAGACCCTAAATTCCGTCATATGCGGTATGTAACGAGCGAGAAATTTGCCGGCAAAACATTGAAAGAGTACGTTGAATCGAAAAAGGGTGGCAAGATAACCGTCAGCGGCACCGCTCCAAACTGCAGCACTTTTATTTTCAATTCGGTGTTCAGAAACGCAGGATTGGACCCTAGCCAAATTCAATATGTCGCCTTTGAATCGGATACGGCTGCCATTCAGGCTGTTCAACAGGGAAGTCTGGATGTCGCGGGCATTCATCCGCCTTTCTACAAGCTGGCTAATGATTCCAAGCTTACCGTACTGGCCGACTCTCATGATACCGGTCTGGGTGCAGCATCTGGCGCTTCCGTTTACTACTTTACCGACAAATTTATTCAAGAGAACCCGGAAGCCGTTCAGCGCTTCGTTAATGCCATCAAGAAAGCTCAGGACTGGGTCAATCACAATACAGACGAGTCCATCAAGCTGACTGCCGAGTATATCGGCCAACCGGTTAACGCCACTCACTATTACTTTACGGACAAAGGTCTGCCTACAGAGCTCTTCCAGCCATGGATTGATGATTTGGTACAGTCTGGCACAATTAAGAAAGATCAAGTCAAGACGGATGATATTGTGACTACGCAATTCAGCAGCTAA
- a CDS encoding ABC transporter permease, whose product MSSFWSNARKIGYGSIPIILFFIFWEIGAGQVPEGVISPPSEVLQSLWAAAASEMLFKQTAISLGRVGMGFALSIVVALPLGFILGTFFQSAEKVLLPFFRMCEKLNPFAIIPIFMIFFGIGTAEKVAIVFWATLWPLLFNTVAGARAVEYPLIRAARSMGATRRELFLKVILPFSLPNIFIGVEIAAQLSFFMIIASEVIGASTGLGWYYISATTKYQLPLMYGIVLYITVLSILINLLFGRLKKRFLVWKEAVHIH is encoded by the coding sequence ATGAGCTCGTTCTGGTCAAATGCTAGAAAAATAGGTTATGGAAGCATTCCGATTATTTTGTTCTTTATCTTCTGGGAGATCGGAGCAGGACAGGTGCCGGAAGGCGTAATTTCCCCTCCGTCAGAGGTGCTTCAAAGTCTGTGGGCGGCCGCTGCTTCGGAAATGCTGTTCAAGCAGACCGCGATTAGCCTGGGAAGGGTAGGCATGGGCTTTGCGCTTTCGATTGTCGTTGCCCTTCCGCTCGGTTTTATATTGGGAACCTTTTTCCAATCCGCCGAAAAGGTGCTGCTGCCCTTCTTTCGGATGTGCGAGAAATTGAATCCCTTTGCCATTATTCCGATCTTTATGATCTTTTTTGGGATTGGCACAGCCGAGAAGGTGGCGATAGTCTTCTGGGCGACCCTTTGGCCGCTGCTGTTCAATACGGTGGCAGGCGCCAGAGCCGTCGAATATCCGCTGATTCGCGCGGCAAGATCAATGGGGGCGACGAGACGGGAGCTTTTTCTCAAGGTCATCCTTCCGTTTTCGCTGCCTAATATCTTCATAGGCGTTGAAATAGCAGCCCAATTATCCTTCTTCATGATTATCGCCTCGGAAGTAATCGGGGCCAGCACCGGACTGGGCTGGTATTATATCAGCGCCACTACCAAGTATCAATTGCCGCTAATGTACGGCATCGTTCTTTATATTACAGTGCTCTCTATCCTGATTAATCTGCTGTTCGGCAGGCTCAAGAAGCGCTTCCTGGTATGGAAAGAAGCGGTGCACATTCATTAG
- a CDS encoding ABC transporter permease, producing MIKALKSIHLALRGYYLLFLLLVIWELAPRLGWVSAVFVPPFSRIVKVGADLGIVNILLYIAVSLKRVFAGFFIASILALPLGFILAGALPWLARFIKPFTLFLSQIPPYILFPIFVIIIGIGEGGIYTVIFWSSFWPILFTSISGISQVDPLLVRAAKAMNAGRIQIFFKVVLPAAFPAVMTGLRTGLTMSFFMLIGAESMGADKGLGWLIHNAQSMGFIERIYLGALIVALVGALLNFILDFLEENIVDWKESAEEQTV from the coding sequence ATGATTAAAGCATTGAAATCGATTCACCTGGCGTTAAGAGGATATTACTTGTTATTTTTGCTTCTCGTGATTTGGGAGCTGGCTCCCAGACTGGGATGGGTGAGCGCGGTTTTTGTCCCTCCTTTTTCAAGGATTGTGAAAGTCGGAGCGGATCTCGGCATCGTCAATATTTTGCTGTATATCGCCGTAAGTCTGAAAAGAGTGTTTGCGGGGTTCTTTATCGCTTCCATCCTTGCCCTGCCTCTCGGATTCATACTCGCTGGTGCGCTACCTTGGCTGGCCCGCTTCATTAAACCGTTCACGCTGTTTCTTTCCCAGATTCCGCCTTATATTCTCTTTCCCATATTTGTCATTATTATCGGCATCGGTGAAGGGGGCATCTATACGGTGATTTTCTGGTCATCCTTTTGGCCTATCCTGTTCACTTCCATTTCCGGGATCAGCCAGGTTGATCCGCTTCTTGTCCGCGCGGCCAAAGCCATGAATGCCGGCCGCATCCAGATTTTTTTCAAGGTGGTCCTTCCGGCGGCTTTTCCAGCGGTCATGACGGGCCTCCGAACAGGACTTACGATGAGCTTCTTTATGCTGATCGGCGCGGAGAGCATGGGGGCGGATAAAGGCTTAGGCTGGCTCATTCACAACGCTCAGAGCATGGGATTTATCGAACGGATTTATCTCGGGGCTTTAATTGTGGCCTTGGTCGGAGCGCTGCTGAATTTCATTCTGGATTTTCTGGAAGAGAACATCGTGGACTGGAAAGAGAGCGCAGAGGAACAAACCGTATAG
- the queE gene encoding 7-carboxy-7-deazaguanine synthase QueE, whose translation MSAKIPVIEMFGPTIQGEGAVIGVKTMFVRTYGCDYRCSWCDSAFTWDGSSKDKRVMMDAEEIMSGLTELGGNRFDCVTISGGNPALIGEGLSELIDLLHERGIKAAIETQGSRWQDWFLKVDALTISPKPPSSGMSTDWEVLDSIMERVRTSGKGAHSLKVVVFDDEDYKYAAKVHHRYPDIPFFLQPGNDNVTEEGDISTRLLSKLEWLFDKVIADPDMNAARVLPQLHALIWHNKRGK comes from the coding sequence ATGAGCGCCAAAATTCCGGTGATTGAAATGTTCGGGCCGACAATCCAGGGGGAAGGAGCGGTCATCGGCGTCAAGACGATGTTCGTCCGCACCTATGGTTGCGACTACCGCTGCTCCTGGTGCGATTCCGCCTTTACCTGGGACGGCAGCAGTAAAGATAAGCGGGTTATGATGGACGCGGAAGAAATCATGTCCGGTCTGACTGAGCTTGGAGGCAACCGCTTCGACTGCGTCACGATTTCCGGCGGCAATCCGGCGCTGATCGGCGAGGGGCTGTCCGAGCTGATCGACCTGCTCCATGAACGCGGCATCAAGGCGGCTATTGAAACACAGGGCAGCCGCTGGCAGGACTGGTTCCTGAAGGTGGACGCGCTTACGATCAGCCCGAAGCCGCCAAGCTCGGGGATGTCTACCGATTGGGAAGTGCTGGACAGCATTATGGAGCGTGTTCGCACAAGCGGGAAGGGCGCTCACAGCTTGAAGGTCGTCGTCTTTGACGATGAGGACTACAAATATGCGGCAAAGGTGCATCACCGTTATCCTGACATTCCGTTCTTCCTTCAGCCCGGTAACGACAATGTTACGGAGGAGGGGGACATTTCAACTCGTCTCCTAAGCAAGCTGGAATGGCTGTTCGACAAGGTGATTGCCGATCCCGATATGAACGCCGCCCGCGTTCTTCCGCAGCTTCATGCGCTGATCTGGCACAACAAACGCGGCAAATAA
- the queD gene encoding 6-carboxytetrahydropterin synthase QueD yields MLGEVTVCKIFSFDAAHQLVGHKGKCANVHGHTYRLEVVLKGKPVAEEGRSDEGFVVDFGDIKALVKEQVVDLLDHAFLAKGDEPVLESLKESGSKTAVLSFRTTAENLASYITYTLKASGLPVYSVKLWETPTAWAEVLAADIPEEGPSYRLYGGCDL; encoded by the coding sequence ATGCTGGGCGAAGTAACGGTATGCAAAATCTTCTCGTTCGACGCGGCGCATCAGCTGGTCGGCCATAAAGGAAAATGCGCGAACGTCCACGGTCACACGTATAGGCTTGAGGTTGTGCTGAAAGGCAAACCGGTCGCGGAGGAGGGACGCTCGGATGAAGGCTTTGTCGTCGATTTCGGCGACATAAAAGCGCTGGTGAAGGAGCAAGTAGTCGACCTGCTGGATCATGCTTTTCTCGCGAAGGGCGACGAGCCTGTGCTGGAGAGCCTTAAGGAGAGCGGCTCGAAGACGGCGGTGCTGTCTTTCCGTACGACGGCTGAGAATCTGGCCAGTTACATCACCTATACGCTGAAGGCGAGCGGTCTGCCGGTGTATTCCGTCAAGCTCTGGGAAACGCCGACTGCATGGGCTGAGGTACTTGCCGCCGATATCCCTGAAGAGGGGCCGTCTTACCGGCTGTATGGAGGCTGTGATCTATGA
- the queC gene encoding 7-cyano-7-deazaguanine synthase QueC produces MNKKALVVFSGGQDSTTCLAWALKQFEEVQVVTFNYNQRHAAEIEVAKEIAAHFNVKQHILDLGLLNQLAPNALTRGDIEIKAGEDGELPSTFVDGRNLLFLSFAAILAKQLSYNHIVTGVCQTDFSGYPDCRDVFVKSLNVTLNLSMDYEFVIHTPLMWLDKKETWQLADELGQFEYIREHTLTCYNGIKGSGCGECPACQLRNRGLQQYEEVRKTVGR; encoded by the coding sequence ATGAACAAAAAAGCGCTGGTCGTCTTCAGCGGAGGGCAGGACAGTACAACGTGCCTGGCATGGGCTCTGAAGCAGTTTGAAGAAGTACAGGTCGTTACCTTTAACTATAACCAGCGGCACGCGGCCGAAATTGAAGTCGCGAAGGAAATTGCCGCCCATTTTAATGTGAAGCAGCATATTCTCGATCTAGGCCTGCTAAACCAGCTTGCGCCGAACGCGCTGACCCGCGGGGATATCGAGATTAAGGCAGGAGAGGACGGGGAGCTTCCGAGCACATTTGTCGACGGGCGGAACCTGCTGTTTCTGTCTTTTGCCGCGATTCTGGCGAAGCAGTTATCCTACAATCATATTGTCACCGGCGTTTGCCAAACGGATTTCAGCGGTTACCCCGATTGCCGGGATGTCTTCGTGAAGTCTTTGAACGTTACGCTCAACCTCTCGATGGATTACGAGTTCGTGATTCATACGCCGCTGATGTGGCTGGATAAGAAAGAAACCTGGCAGCTCGCCGACGAGCTCGGCCAGTTCGAATATATCCGCGAGCATACGCTGACGTGCTACAACGGAATCAAAGGGAGCGGCTGCGGCGAGTGTCCGGCCTGCCAGCTGCGGAATCGCGGTCTTCAGCAGTATGAAGAGGTTAGAAAGACGGTGGGCCGCTGA
- the queF gene encoding preQ(1) synthase: MSEGRLKEEMPDVTLLGNQGTQYKFGYAPEVLETFDNKHPGRDYFVKFNCPEFTSLCPVTGQPDFATLYISYIPEIKMVESKSLKLYLFSFRNHGDFHEDCVNIIMNDLIKLMDPRYIEVWGKFTPRGGISIDPYCNYGRPGTKYEAMAEHRLLNHDLYPETIDNR; encoded by the coding sequence ATGTCCGAAGGAAGATTGAAGGAAGAAATGCCGGATGTTACGCTGCTGGGCAACCAGGGGACACAGTATAAATTCGGTTATGCACCCGAGGTGCTGGAGACGTTCGACAACAAGCATCCGGGGAGAGACTATTTTGTAAAATTCAACTGTCCGGAATTTACGAGCCTGTGCCCCGTGACCGGCCAGCCCGATTTTGCCACCCTGTATATTTCGTATATTCCCGAGATCAAGATGGTGGAGTCCAAATCGCTTAAGCTGTATCTGTTCAGCTTCCGCAATCACGGCGATTTTCACGAAGACTGCGTCAACATCATCATGAACGATCTGATCAAGCTGATGGACCCGCGCTACATCGAGGTATGGGGCAAATTCACCCCGCGCGGCGGCATTTCCATTGATCCTTACTGCAACTACGGCCGTCCGGGAACCAAATATGAGGCCATGGCCGAGCATCGGCTGCTGAATCATGATTTGTACCCGGAGACAATCGACAACCGTTAA
- a CDS encoding PepSY domain-containing protein, whose translation MLQFLRIIHKTAGIVGAILIIFIAITGLLLNHRSLIGFDSEEKMELQKLIFALHSGVIGNISIVWLTDLGAICMIILSITGIWMWFKGQHAAKHGKRRNH comes from the coding sequence ATGTTACAATTTTTGAGAATCATACACAAAACAGCCGGAATTGTTGGGGCGATATTGATTATTTTTATAGCCATTACCGGCCTGCTTCTTAATCATCGATCGCTAATTGGTTTTGACTCGGAAGAGAAGATGGAGCTGCAAAAGCTTATCTTTGCTCTTCATTCAGGCGTGATCGGCAACATCTCAATCGTATGGCTTACTGATTTGGGCGCAATTTGTATGATTATTTTAAGTATCACCGGTATATGGATGTGGTTTAAAGGACAACATGCAGCTAAACACGGAAAAAGGAGAAACCACTGA
- a CDS encoding ArsR/SmtB family transcription factor, giving the protein MTIEQLYASDEYRVRIFKALADHTRLQIIRTLKDSPTELNCGEVGERCEASKSNASYHFRTLREAGLILVRKEAQTKYIQLHRETFDSYLPGFLDSL; this is encoded by the coding sequence ATGACTATTGAACAACTGTATGCTTCTGACGAATATCGTGTGCGCATCTTCAAGGCTCTGGCCGACCACACCCGTCTGCAAATCATCCGTACCCTGAAAGACAGCCCGACGGAACTGAACTGTGGCGAGGTAGGTGAACGCTGTGAGGCCTCCAAATCGAACGCCTCTTATCATTTTCGCACCCTGAGGGAGGCAGGGCTCATTCTTGTAAGAAAAGAAGCTCAGACCAAGTACATACAGCTTCACCGAGAGACATTCGATTCGTATTTGCCCGGATTCCTGGATTCCTTGTAA
- a CDS encoding MFS transporter has translation MQKSSLTLFFLIMFAIGTDTFLISPLLPVLRNEFHISTASSGWMVSAYALGYALFALVAGPVSDRLNRKHVMICGMAAFSVSTALCAAAAGFWSMVLFRFLAGVSAAVVSPQIWASIPVLLPRDKILQGMGIATAGLSIAQMLGLPIGSFFAAHSWNLPFIVIGLFSLLLTMLIPFLMPSIPPRSSSVDRLSLLKPYALLLSSRIAVSAFAAYFIFQIGNFAAFSFLGSWLSGAFGLNVAQIGQVMLFLGLGNLLGSLFGSRLTQRFGRSGTLILGIIINSVLFPLLSLTGSITGIKAELVIIFGITGMLFPIMMSSLQSLSDTARGTISALANTLMYFGTTIGAAAAGGIYQASGIFLGVTLLTLLCFVLSAFLFRKSGVAAA, from the coding sequence ATGCAAAAATCAAGCTTGACGCTCTTTTTCCTCATTATGTTCGCCATCGGTACGGATACGTTTCTGATCAGTCCACTGCTACCAGTCCTTCGGAATGAGTTCCATATATCCACGGCAAGCTCCGGCTGGATGGTCAGCGCCTATGCGCTCGGCTACGCCTTGTTCGCTTTGGTAGCGGGTCCGGTGTCTGACCGGCTGAACCGAAAGCATGTTATGATCTGCGGAATGGCCGCATTCTCGGTTTCAACGGCTCTGTGCGCCGCGGCAGCCGGGTTCTGGAGTATGGTTCTGTTCCGTTTTCTCGCCGGGGTCAGCGCGGCCGTCGTATCTCCGCAAATCTGGGCCTCCATTCCGGTCCTGCTGCCGAGGGATAAAATTTTACAGGGCATGGGCATCGCCACTGCCGGTCTCTCCATCGCTCAGATGCTGGGCCTCCCCATCGGCAGTTTTTTCGCCGCCCACTCCTGGAATCTTCCGTTTATCGTGATCGGTTTATTCTCCCTCCTCTTGACCATGCTGATTCCCTTCCTCATGCCTTCCATACCGCCGCGAAGCTCATCGGTTGACCGGCTTTCCCTCCTGAAGCCTTATGCCCTTCTTCTCTCTTCCCGCATTGCGGTTAGCGCCTTCGCCGCCTATTTTATCTTCCAGATCGGTAATTTTGCAGCCTTTTCTTTCCTCGGCTCCTGGCTCTCCGGCGCCTTCGGGTTAAATGTCGCCCAAATCGGGCAAGTCATGCTGTTTCTGGGTCTCGGCAACTTGCTTGGCAGCCTGTTCGGCAGCCGTTTAACCCAGCGGTTCGGCCGCTCCGGGACATTAATTTTGGGCATTATCATCAATAGCGTGCTGTTTCCGCTGCTCTCGCTGACGGGAAGTATTACGGGAATCAAGGCGGAGCTGGTCATCATCTTCGGAATCACCGGAATGCTGTTCCCCATCATGATGAGCTCCCTCCAGTCTTTGTCGGATACCGCCCGGGGAACGATCTCGGCTTTGGCGAACACCCTGATGTATTTCGGAACCACGATCGGAGCCGCGGCAGCAGGAGGGATTTATCAGGCCTCGGGTATTTTTCTTGGCGTTACGCTGCTGACTTTGCTCTGTTTCGTTCTCTCCGCCTTCCTCTTTCGAAAAAGCGGTGTCGCGGCAGCTTAG